GATAGCTTTTTTACCGGTGAGACGGGCGGCATCCTTTACCGTCAGCAAGAGGGAGTTATAGAGTGCAGCGTCATCACCGGCAACTGTATTGCGCACGCCACGCAAGGCTTGCGTCCGGTCGGACGTAAGCGCAGATACGCGGGAAAGATCCCGACTGTAAGAATAAAGTGCTACCTTGCTAACACCTTCTAGAGACCGGATGAAATCGGCGATAGAGTCCTGCGCGAATACAAATCCCCGGTACATGTAGTTGCTGGTGTCGAAGAGAATAAAAACGTTGGCCCCTGCCGCCCATAAGTCTGGAGTTTTCACCGGATCCCCGGCAGCGGATTTCTGCACGATCGTCACCGCACCTTTGCCTGTCTCCTGCGGAAGGTGGCCGCCCGACGGAGAAACGTCAATCAATCGCCTCGGTGGTTCGTTCCCCTCCTCGAAGGTGGCGGTTTTTTCGGGAATTTTGTCCTCGGTAATCGAGAAGTCTTCTGGATTAAGACCACTAACGTAGTTCCCCTTCCCGTCAGTTACGGCGATATTCAGTTGTACAAGCACGACGCTCACGCGAATGCGCGAAGAATCATCTTGGGCAGCGCCGGAGCCACCACCGTAGAAGGGGAATGAAAGTAACCAGAGAAATAGAAAATTTCGCTTTGCCATACTTTTCCTAATGTGTGTTCGCATCGTTTCCCGCCCGCCCAGACATCGTAGAAGTGATATTGCTGCCAGGGAAACCGGCAGTTTTGCCCTGTCGAAACTCCTCTCCTGTTTCTTGAATGGCACGAAGAATTGCCGGCCAATCATCGGGCTCCGTCGCAAAGATCTTACTGATGGCACGTCGGCTCAGTTCTGGAACAAGGCTGTTTAGCGCCACAGGTGAATAACCCATCTCATCTGCGAGGCGAGCCCAATATAAGTTACTGGACTCCCATGACTCTCCAAAGAGGCGGCTGGAATAAGAGCCAAAGAAGGGGAAGGGTTTTACATTCAGC
This Tunturibacter gelidoferens DNA region includes the following protein-coding sequences:
- a CDS encoding VWA domain-containing protein, producing the protein MAKRNFLFLWLLSFPFYGGGSGAAQDDSSRIRVSVVLVQLNIAVTDGKGNYVSGLNPEDFSITEDKIPEKTATFEEGNEPPRRLIDVSPSGGHLPQETGKGAVTIVQKSAAGDPVKTPDLWAAGANVFILFDTSNYMYRGFVFAQDSIADFIRSLEGVSKVALYSYSRDLSRVSALTSDRTQALRGVRNTVAGDDAALYNSLLLTVKDAARLTGKKAIVVFSNGPDNASLVPPEDVAELAQSTGTIIYMISTQQAEDEPVSTAVFERMSKVTGGKAYFSKSWRDEKQAFASIRDDLAHLYTLSYYPQPNPNRGWRTITVKLVGKNLQKYHIRTRDGYRLLQQTQSADNLPLPGPDPVSQ